A single genomic interval of Anopheles marshallii chromosome 2, idAnoMarsDA_429_01, whole genome shotgun sequence harbors:
- the LOC128707230 gene encoding uncharacterized protein LOC128707230: protein MVAKRCFLVAALAVAAFGAVAYADTTKEESAVINLINEIDNEPRFPLFGGLAVERSNDYEVRAYGARTSEDLADRAVRYLASHTLKFSVPSEENTVEEARSSRLKKMLLPLLLAMKLKMAVVLPILLAIVKFISLKGLIAGLLALKFSIFTVLKDLFQKKQERVTTAYITSAQPVNAEIVHQDWNRNGQAAAHDLAYGAYPYATLQ, encoded by the exons ATGGTCGCCAAGCGTTGTTTTCTGGTTGCCGCCCTGGCAGTGGCTGCATTCGGTGCGGTGGCGTACGCCGACACCACCAAGGAAGAGTCGGCCGTGATCAATCTGATCAACGAGATCGACAACGAGCCACGGTTCCCGCTGTTCGGTGGGCTCGCGGTGGAGCGTTCGAACGACTACGAGGTCCGTGCCTACGGTGCCCGCACGAGTGAGGATCTTGCCGACCGGGCGGTCCGCTACCTTGCCTCGCACACGCTTAAGTTCAGCGTGCCCTCGGAGGAGAACACCGTCGAAG AAGCTCGCAGCAGCCGCCTGAAGAAGATGCttttgccgctgctgctggcaATGAAGCTGAAGATGGCTGTTGTGCTGCCAATCCTGTTGGCCATCGTGAAATTCATCTCGCTCAAGGGACTGATCGCCGGTTTGCTAGCCCTGAAGTTCTCCA TCTTCACCGTCCTGAAGGATCTGTTCCAGAAGAAGCAGGAACGTGTGACCACCGCTTACATCACCAGCGCTCAGCCCGTGAATGCCGAGATCGTCCACCAGGACTGGAACCGCAACGGACAGGCCGCTGCCCACGACCTAGCCTACGGTGCGTACCCGTACGCGACCCTCCAATAG